In the Anastrepha obliqua isolate idAnaObli1 chromosome 1, idAnaObli1_1.0, whole genome shotgun sequence genome, one interval contains:
- the LOC129253248 gene encoding uncharacterized protein LOC129253248 has protein sequence MSFSPGNGTFIRGDSPITAPTSGQPSSDRVSFLKLKTRSVFNRLQHTAAEMNTEMLQGMDEYGLAAIMESVGDLKATFTAAHTSLEEMDFESIASDLPCKFDATLVKLKANLQREIGRRSTGQHCSTFRANTGDSQSIIVNANRSRLPLLMLPKFSGAYTEWSNFFSMFTSVIDNDGDLTQSDKLQYLRSCLSGAALDTIQSLEINETNYKNALDLLKKRFDNKRIIFQAHIRQIFGLDRADASASRLRELTDKVTSHIRALQSLGSQEQIADCIIVELLIQKLDKATQSKWEENSSSNELPSWDQLAAFLEKRCRTLENVEHAIQTQTDQVDRNGKTVSTNKRKSFVVSNASVGGCAFCRCPDHRIYHCQQFSTLSPNLRQKEAKKLSLCLNCLKGGHQMRDCKSGPCRACQLKHHTLLHFDRTSSASTSISGPVMQPPTLKSNTIAATSSVPGHAFTSRSPSDAVLLATAVIFVKNRAGTFVPCRALLDSGSQLHFITNRFTNQLQLRRTKYSAAVSGIGDANLSTEGYSVNVVLKSRTSDFSTHITSVVVQTITDNQPGFSVSIADWNVPSNIQLADPNFNIPQRIDLLIGAGLFFELLCVGQIQLGPDFRFFKKLFSVG, from the coding sequence ATGTCGTTCAGTCCAGGTAATGGTACCTTCATTAGAGGCGATTCACCAATTACTGCACCAACGAGTGGGCAACCGTCTTCAGATCGCGTGTCGTTTTTAAAGCTGAAAACAAGGTCAGTCTTTAATCGACTTCAGCATACAGCAGCAGAGATGAACACCGAAATGCTACAAGGCATGGATGAGTACGGCTTGGCAGCAATCATGGAATCAGTGGGAGATTTGAAAGCAACATTCACCGCCGCTCACACCAGTTTAGAGGAAATGGATTTTGAATCTATTGCCAGTGACCTGCCCTGCAAATTCGATGCTACATTAGTGAAACTTAAGGCGAACCTGCAACGAGAGATTGGGAGACGTAGCACAGGTCAGCACTGCTCGACATTTAGAGCGAACACTGGTGACTCGCAGTCGATCATCGTGAATGCCAATCGTTCTCGCCTGCCTTTGCTAATGCTACCGAAATTTAGTGGCGCGTACACCGagtggagcaactttttctcGATGTTCACCTCCGTCATTGACAACGATGGCGACCTAACGCAAAGTGATAAGCTGCAATACCTGCGTTCCTGCTTGAGTGGTGCTGCTTTGGATACTATCCAATCTCTGGAGATAAATGaaactaattataaaaatgcattagaTTTACTCAAAAAACGTTTTGATAACAAGCGAATTATATTTCAGGCACACATCAGACAGATCTTTGGGCTGGACAGGGCAGATGCATCCGCAAGCAGGTTGCGGGAGTTGACGGACAAGGTTACATCACACATACGCGCGTTGCAATCGCTTGGGTCACAAGAACAAATCGCTGACTGCATTATAGTTGAATTACTAATCCAGAAGTTGGACAAGGCTACTCAATCCAAGTGGGAAGAAAATTCATCAAGCAACGAACTGCCGTCGTGGGATCAGTTAGCTGCATTTTTGGAAAAGCGGTGTCGTACCCTCGAAAATGTGGAGCATGCCATACAAACCCAAACGGATCAAGTTGACAGAAACGGTAAAACTGTaagtacaaataaaagaaaatcatttgtcGTTTCGAATGCCTCAGTAGGTGGTTGCGCGTTTTGTCGGTGCCCTGATCATAGAATTTACCACTGTCAGCAATTTTCCACTCTTTCTCCAAATCTTCGCCAAAAGGAAGCCAAGAAGCTCTCGCTTTGCCTTAACTGTCTAAAGGGTGGCCATCAAATGAGAGATTGCAAATCTGGACCCTGTAGAGCTTGCCAATTGAAACACCATACGCTTTTGCATTTTGACCGCACATCTTCTGCTTCAACTTCTATATCAGGCCCAGTCATGCAACCACCCACATTGAAATCAAACACCATAGCTGCAACATCATCTGTCCCTGGCCATGCCTTCACTTCGAGATCTCCGTCTGATGCTGTGCTTCTAGCCACTGCAgtcatttttgtcaaaaatcgtGCTGGTACCTTCGTGCCATGTCGGGCGCTTTTGGATTCGGGTTCCCAGCTTCACTTTATTACAAATCGTTTTACTAATCAATTACAACTTCGTAGGACCAAATATTCGGCGGCAGTTTCGGGCATCGGGGATGCCAACCTGTCAACTGAAGGCTATTCGGTCAATGTCGTACTGAAGTCGCGGACTTCAGATTTCTCAACGCACATCACTTCCGTCGTTGTTCAAACAATCACTGACAATCAGCCTGGTTTTTCAGTGAGCATCGCGGACTGGAACGTCCCTTCGAACATCCAACTAGCTGATCCCAATTTCAACATACCTCAGCGTATTGACTTGCTTATCGGAGCAGGACTATTTTTCGAACTTCTCTGCGTTGGGCAGATACAATTGGGGCCGGATTTCCGGTTCTTCAAAAAACTCTTCTCGGTTGGGTGA